Proteins encoded by one window of Emticicia oligotrophica DSM 17448:
- a CDS encoding ROK family protein, which produces MIEARESVVEIKKNKLKQQLLKELYLNGPNTIIDLSKILHSSPPSVNVLFIELMQEGWISEVGTGNSKSGRKPVLYGLNANHGYIITWLINKFESSIIVYNLKNEVCAQKKFKFQIENNASYGTFILENTIEFLKNVNISKDKILGIGVCMPGLIDKETGNNFSYPTSEGKAINIILSEYFNVPSYTLNDAKAIALGEKRFGLAHDYNNVLAINIDWGVGLGILIDGEVFNGTSGFTGELGHIQVRGAGELCSCGKIGCLETVATAQVLIKRVKEELNNGRVSKIIQLAKGNVEAVDEDMIIAATHSGDELCIDLLNEIGTELGKALSIAVHLFNPELILVDGLLAKADKFITIPIEQAINKYCLGEFKTKLSVNTSRLEESAGFLGTFSFVLEHLFDEV; this is translated from the coding sequence ATGATTGAAGCCAGAGAGTCGGTAGTAGAAATTAAAAAAAATAAATTAAAACAACAGCTGTTGAAAGAACTATACTTAAATGGTCCTAATACGATAATTGATTTAAGTAAAATACTCCATTCGAGCCCGCCTTCAGTCAATGTGCTTTTTATTGAATTGATGCAAGAAGGATGGATAAGTGAAGTGGGTACTGGTAATTCTAAATCAGGACGTAAACCTGTTTTGTATGGTTTAAATGCCAATCATGGCTACATTATCACTTGGCTCATTAATAAATTTGAAAGTTCGATTATTGTTTATAACCTTAAGAATGAAGTTTGTGCTCAAAAGAAATTCAAATTTCAGATAGAAAATAATGCATCTTATGGCACTTTCATTTTGGAAAACACCATTGAATTCCTTAAAAATGTAAATATCAGCAAAGATAAAATTTTAGGAATTGGTGTCTGTATGCCGGGTTTAATTGATAAAGAAACTGGAAATAATTTCTCTTATCCAACCAGTGAAGGAAAAGCCATCAATATAATATTGAGTGAATATTTTAATGTACCCTCTTATACACTCAATGACGCCAAAGCCATTGCTTTAGGTGAAAAAAGATTTGGTTTGGCACACGACTACAACAATGTTCTAGCAATCAATATCGACTGGGGAGTTGGCTTAGGTATTTTAATTGACGGAGAAGTATTCAATGGAACTTCTGGATTTACTGGCGAACTTGGGCATATTCAAGTTAGAGGAGCTGGTGAACTCTGCTCATGCGGAAAAATCGGATGTTTGGAAACGGTAGCTACAGCCCAAGTACTTATTAAGAGAGTAAAAGAAGAATTAAATAATGGGCGAGTTTCAAAGATTATTCAACTTGCCAAAGGAAATGTTGAAGCCGTAGATGAAGATATGATTATTGCGGCAACTCATTCGGGAGATGAACTTTGTATTGACTTACTTAATGAAATTGGAACCGAACTTGGCAAAGCTTTATCAATTGCTGTTCATTTATTCAATCCAGAATTAATTTTGGTAGATGGTTTACTTGCCAAAGCCGATAAATTCATCACTATTCCAATAGAACAGGCAATCAACAAATATTGTCTAGGAGAATTTAAAACAAAGTTATCTGTTAACACCTCACGTTTGGAAGAATCTGCGGGTTTTCTGGGTACATTTTCATTCGTATTAGAGCATCTTTTTGATGAGGTATAG
- a CDS encoding nuclear transport factor 2 family protein, with translation MTALETVKNYYDCFNNKDWNGMLALVHKDIKHQPNQGEERIGIEKFRDFLKMMDECYEEILTDVTLFAEPTGTRVAAEFVVNGIYKKGDEDSPVAHGQKYVLPAGAFLEVNQGKITRVTTYYNLPLWIKLVSV, from the coding sequence ATGACAGCATTAGAAACTGTAAAAAATTATTACGATTGCTTCAATAATAAGGATTGGAACGGAATGTTGGCTCTTGTTCACAAAGATATTAAACACCAACCTAACCAGGGTGAAGAGCGTATAGGTATCGAAAAATTTAGAGACTTTCTAAAAATGATGGATGAGTGTTATGAAGAAATACTTACAGATGTAACGCTTTTCGCAGAACCTACTGGAACACGTGTAGCTGCCGAATTTGTGGTAAACGGCATTTATAAAAAGGGTGATGAAGATTCTCCAGTAGCCCATGGCCAAAAATATGTGCTTCCCGCAGGTGCTTTTTTAGAAGTAAATCAAGGAAAAATTACCAGAGTTACTACTTATTATAATCTTCCACTTTGGATTAAATTAGTTTCTGTGTAA
- a CDS encoding TIGR02757 family protein: protein MTQLIVDLLNEKYELFNQPNFIPNDPICIPHQFTLKQDIEITGFIAATLAWGQRKTIINKCNELISLMDKAPYDFIKNHQDSDLKRFLSFKHRTFNATDTLYFIEFFKDFYSKNESFENAFLVGLKPENEDMRVGLENFQKVFFGLEDYPTRTRKHIATPARNSTCKRINMFLRWMVRKDEKGVDFGIWNQINTSQLVCPCDVHVERVARKLGLITRPKADWQMAIELTKNLKQLDPLDPVKYDFALFGLGVEGYL, encoded by the coding sequence ATGACACAACTAATCGTTGATTTACTCAATGAAAAATATGAGTTGTTTAATCAGCCTAATTTCATTCCCAACGACCCCATCTGTATTCCTCATCAGTTTACGCTAAAGCAAGATATTGAAATAACTGGCTTCATTGCAGCTACCCTTGCTTGGGGCCAACGAAAAACGATAATCAATAAATGTAATGAGCTAATATCTTTGATGGATAAAGCTCCTTATGATTTTATCAAAAATCACCAAGATTCTGACCTTAAACGATTTCTTTCGTTCAAACACCGTACCTTCAACGCTACTGACACTCTATATTTTATTGAATTTTTTAAGGATTTTTATAGCAAAAACGAATCATTTGAAAATGCCTTCCTTGTTGGCTTAAAGCCCGAAAATGAAGATATGAGAGTTGGGTTAGAAAATTTTCAGAAAGTATTTTTTGGTTTGGAAGATTACCCCACACGTACTCGTAAGCACATTGCAACGCCAGCAAGAAATTCTACTTGTAAGCGAATAAATATGTTTTTACGCTGGATGGTGAGAAAAGATGAAAAAGGGGTTGACTTTGGAATTTGGAATCAAATAAATACCTCCCAATTGGTTTGCCCTTGTGATGTACATGTAGAAAGAGTTGCTCGAAAATTAGGATTGATAACACGACCTAAAGCAGACTGGCAAATGGCTATTGAACTGACCAAAAACTTAAAACAACTTGACCCATTAGACCCAGTAAAATATGACTTTGCTCTATTTGGTTTGGGCGTCGAAGGGTATTTATAA
- the porX gene encoding T9SS response regulator signal transducer PorX, whose amino-acid sequence MRYNILWADDEIDLLKPYIIFLQAKGYDVTPVPSGADALDKVESERFDVVFLDEMMPGMTGLETLAKIKQMKPNLPVVMITKSEEERIMEDAIGSQIADYLIKPINPNQILLSVKKILDNKRLISEKTNLGYQQDFRNLAMQYNDRIGHEEWSEIYRKLIFWELQLDKSEDKSMEEVFGMQKAEANSNFCRFIEDNYEDWLSDPKADKPLLSHQLMKTKVFPLVNNESPLFFLLIDNLRYDQWKVIEEVISDYFNVEEESDYYAILPTATSYARNAIFSGMMPSEMAKFHPDLWVNDEGENEDALNNNEAEFLKRQIEKSRKNISFSYHKVLNIAQGKSLVDNFNNLLKNQLIAIVYNFVDMLSHARTEMGMIKELAPDESAYRSITRSWVEHSPLLDLLKKIAEKKGRLIITTDHGMIRVKHPKRIVGDRNVNTNLRYKQGKNLNLDDKDDHVLIVRKPENFMLPKPNISTAYFFTMEDYFFAYPNNYNHYVSHYRDTFQHGGISIEEMIVPFAYLTAK is encoded by the coding sequence ATGCGATATAATATTCTTTGGGCCGACGATGAAATCGATTTATTAAAACCATACATCATTTTTTTACAAGCCAAAGGCTATGACGTGACTCCAGTACCAAGTGGTGCCGATGCCCTTGATAAAGTAGAAAGCGAGCGATTTGATGTGGTTTTTTTAGATGAAATGATGCCCGGTATGACAGGTTTGGAAACACTTGCTAAAATAAAGCAAATGAAGCCTAACTTACCAGTAGTCATGATTACGAAGTCGGAAGAAGAACGTATCATGGAAGATGCCATTGGGTCACAAATTGCCGATTATTTAATCAAACCAATCAACCCCAATCAGATTCTATTGTCAGTGAAAAAAATTCTTGATAATAAGCGTTTGATTTCCGAAAAAACCAACTTAGGTTATCAACAAGATTTCAGAAACTTAGCCATGCAATATAACGACCGCATCGGACACGAAGAGTGGTCGGAAATTTACAGAAAGCTCATTTTCTGGGAATTACAACTAGATAAATCGGAGGATAAGAGTATGGAAGAGGTTTTTGGAATGCAAAAAGCTGAAGCTAATTCAAACTTCTGTCGATTTATTGAAGATAATTACGAAGATTGGTTATCAGACCCAAAGGCTGATAAACCTTTATTATCGCATCAACTGATGAAAACAAAGGTTTTTCCTTTAGTAAATAATGAATCCCCGCTATTTTTCTTATTGATTGATAATCTTCGTTATGACCAGTGGAAAGTTATCGAAGAGGTAATCTCTGATTATTTTAATGTAGAAGAAGAGAGTGATTACTACGCAATTCTACCAACAGCAACTTCTTACGCTCGAAATGCAATTTTTTCTGGAATGATGCCTTCTGAAATGGCTAAATTCCACCCAGATTTATGGGTAAATGATGAAGGTGAAAATGAAGATGCTTTGAATAATAATGAGGCAGAGTTTTTGAAAAGACAAATTGAGAAAAGTCGTAAGAATATTTCGTTTTCTTATCATAAAGTTTTGAATATTGCACAAGGCAAAAGTTTGGTTGATAATTTCAATAATTTATTGAAAAATCAACTCATTGCTATTGTCTATAACTTTGTGGATATGCTTTCGCATGCCCGTACAGAAATGGGTATGATTAAAGAATTAGCCCCCGATGAATCAGCTTATCGTTCGATTACAAGGTCTTGGGTTGAGCACTCACCATTACTCGATTTACTGAAGAAAATTGCTGAGAAAAAAGGTCGTTTGATTATCACTACTGACCACGGAATGATTCGTGTAAAGCATCCAAAACGCATCGTTGGTGATAGAAATGTCAATACCAATTTACGCTATAAACAAGGAAAAAATCTTAATCTTGACGATAAAGACGACCACGTATTGATTGTGCGTAAGCCAGAAAACTTTATGTTGCCTAAACCTAATATCTCAACGGCTTATTTCTTTACAATGGAAGATTATTTTTTCGCTTATCCAAATAATTATAATCATTACGTGAGTCACTACCGAGATACTTTCCAGCATGGAGGTATTTCAATTGAAGAAATGATTGTGCCTTTTGCTTACCTTACAGCTAAGTAA
- a CDS encoding M20/M25/M40 family metallo-hydrolase → MKKILVALTLCSFTAYSQESDSLLIRKIYDEILAKGEAYKTLTHLSKQIGPRLSGSEGAAKAVQYTKKVMEEYKFDRVFLQDVMVPHWVRGAKEQAYIESGKQKVNVPIAALGGSVATPTTGIKAEVIEVKSFEELEALGTEKVKGKIVLFNRPMDPTKINTFDAYSGAVNQRGGGASQAAKYGAVGAIVRSMTTLQDDKPHTGSMRYATGVPMIPTAAISTNGANLLSKMLKENPKIQFFFKQNCETLPDAPSHNVVGEIRGSEKPDEIIVVGGHLDSWDLAEGAQDDGAGCVQSIEVLRSLKALGIKPKRTIRVVMFMNEENGLRGGTKYADLAKQNNEKHIAAIESDNGGFTPRGFGMVGTDAQISKLTKYKNLLAPYGLAEIGRGGGGADIGPLGSQGTLLIGFKPDSQRYFDFHHALSDTLEAVNERELNLGAASMAALVYLIDKYGL, encoded by the coding sequence ATGAAAAAAATCCTAGTCGCCCTGACTTTATGTTCATTTACAGCTTACTCGCAAGAAAGCGATTCGCTATTAATTCGGAAAATTTATGATGAAATTCTTGCTAAAGGTGAAGCTTACAAAACACTTACCCATTTATCCAAACAAATTGGCCCAAGATTAAGTGGTTCTGAAGGTGCAGCAAAAGCTGTACAATACACCAAAAAAGTAATGGAGGAGTATAAGTTTGACCGCGTTTTCTTGCAAGATGTAATGGTACCACATTGGGTTCGCGGAGCAAAAGAACAAGCATATATTGAATCAGGTAAGCAAAAAGTAAATGTACCAATTGCTGCATTGGGTGGTTCGGTTGCCACGCCAACAACTGGAATCAAGGCAGAAGTAATTGAGGTGAAAAGTTTTGAAGAACTAGAAGCATTGGGTACCGAAAAAGTAAAAGGGAAGATAGTTCTTTTTAATCGACCAATGGACCCAACTAAAATTAATACATTCGATGCGTATAGTGGTGCCGTTAATCAACGTGGAGGTGGTGCTTCACAAGCTGCAAAATATGGAGCTGTGGGGGCAATTGTGAGGTCTATGACAACTTTACAAGATGATAAACCACACACTGGAAGTATGCGTTATGCAACTGGTGTACCAATGATTCCGACTGCTGCAATAAGTACAAACGGTGCGAATCTTTTAAGTAAAATGTTGAAAGAAAATCCTAAAATTCAGTTTTTCTTCAAACAAAACTGCGAAACTTTGCCTGATGCTCCATCACACAATGTAGTTGGCGAAATTCGTGGTTCGGAAAAACCTGATGAAATAATTGTAGTAGGAGGCCACCTTGATTCTTGGGATTTGGCAGAAGGTGCTCAAGATGATGGTGCTGGTTGTGTACAATCAATAGAAGTACTAAGATCATTAAAAGCATTAGGTATCAAACCAAAGCGTACGATTAGAGTGGTAATGTTTATGAACGAAGAAAATGGTTTACGTGGAGGAACGAAATATGCTGATTTAGCTAAACAAAATAACGAAAAACATATCGCTGCTATTGAATCTGATAATGGTGGTTTTACACCAAGAGGTTTTGGAATGGTTGGAACGGATGCACAAATCTCTAAACTTACAAAATATAAGAACTTATTAGCACCTTACGGTTTGGCAGAAATTGGTCGCGGAGGTGGTGGAGCAGATATTGGTCCATTGGGTAGTCAAGGTACACTTTTGATTGGTTTTAAGCCAGATTCTCAACGTTATTTCGATTTTCATCATGCACTTTCAGATACGCTCGAAGCAGTTAATGAGCGTGAGTTAAACCTTGGTGCCGCTTCAATGGCTGCTTTGGTTTATCTGATTGATAAATACGGACTTTGA
- a CDS encoding carbon-nitrogen hydrolase family protein, protein MTAKVASAQYPITTHKSLDHWRIYTEQWVAKAVRQDAEILLFPEYGSMELVSLFSEEIRADIRWQVKEMDSLKNDFCETFAQLARKYAVTIIAPSFPVLEDEKIFNRAFVFSKKGLIGYQDKFFMTRFENEEWGIHSAPKKLTFFEAEWGGFGIQICYDVEFPIGSQLLNKAGANLILSPSCTETIRGATRVHVGARARALENQCYVAVSQTIGNAAWSPAVDINYGFGAFYTTPDKNLPEEGIISISETQKEGWLIEMLDFEKINQVRADGQVFNYNDLQKLSTQLLEEEIEISKVKI, encoded by the coding sequence ATGACCGCCAAAGTTGCTTCCGCCCAATATCCGATTACTACTCATAAAAGCCTTGACCATTGGCGAATTTACACCGAACAGTGGGTAGCCAAAGCTGTTAGGCAAGACGCTGAAATACTTCTATTCCCTGAATACGGTTCAATGGAATTAGTGAGTTTATTTTCAGAAGAAATTCGAGCTGACATTCGTTGGCAGGTAAAAGAAATGGATTCACTCAAAAACGATTTTTGTGAAACCTTTGCTCAACTTGCACGTAAATATGCCGTTACGATTATCGCTCCAAGTTTTCCAGTTCTTGAAGATGAGAAAATCTTCAATCGTGCCTTTGTCTTTTCAAAAAAAGGTTTGATTGGTTACCAAGATAAGTTTTTCATGACTCGCTTTGAAAACGAAGAATGGGGTATTCATTCTGCACCAAAAAAACTTACTTTCTTTGAAGCAGAATGGGGCGGATTCGGCATCCAAATTTGTTATGATGTAGAATTTCCAATTGGTTCACAACTTTTAAATAAGGCTGGAGCAAATTTAATATTATCACCAAGTTGTACGGAAACCATTCGTGGAGCTACACGTGTACATGTCGGTGCCAGAGCCAGAGCTTTAGAAAACCAATGTTACGTAGCAGTTTCTCAAACGATTGGTAATGCGGCGTGGTCGCCAGCGGTAGATATTAACTATGGCTTTGGAGCATTTTACACTACGCCTGATAAAAACTTACCCGAAGAAGGCATAATTTCAATTAGCGAAACTCAAAAAGAAGGATGGCTGATTGAAATGCTTGATTTTGAGAAGATTAATCAAGTTAGAGCCGATGGACAGGTATTTAACTATAATGATTTACAGAAATTATCTACTCAATTGTTGGAAGAAGAAATTGAAATTTCTAAGGTGAAGATTTAA
- a CDS encoding LysM peptidoglycan-binding domain-containing protein translates to MLRIICALIASVLFLNNTYATPEDSLGIEKRNGKILVQHKVEKGETIYSILKRYDCTESDFLSVNPTFKKGDILSLDQVVEVPYNSKKKVSQTKAPVVEIIPSGEKTSSKKVEEKRIIDENGIEIVDIPEATPKDAESSLKVSSVEPSKEIGTNKAKNTSSKASLKAKTHTIIAGQNLFTVAKLYNIKVWQIREWNALTNDAVKIGQVLVVEKPASFVAKATPKKDTLKPKTTTQIQAPAGDVVKETPKESKEQAVINKPVTIPNKPTSTVPNAPGGRKVSENGIAEVITAGESTNKFLALHPTAPIGTLIKVSNVANGQSVWVKVIGKFNPTRDVKIRISKKAFDKLSPKDSRISAELSYSISN, encoded by the coding sequence ATGTTAAGAATAATTTGTGCTTTAATAGCCTCAGTGCTTTTCCTAAACAATACCTACGCAACTCCCGAAGATTCACTTGGGATTGAAAAAAGAAATGGTAAAATATTAGTTCAACATAAAGTAGAAAAAGGTGAAACCATTTATTCTATTTTAAAACGTTATGATTGTACGGAAAGCGATTTTCTTTCTGTAAATCCAACTTTTAAAAAAGGTGATATTCTTTCACTCGACCAAGTAGTGGAAGTACCCTATAATAGTAAAAAAAAGGTAAGTCAAACCAAGGCTCCAGTAGTAGAAATTATACCATCTGGTGAAAAAACAAGCTCAAAAAAAGTAGAAGAAAAAAGAATCATCGACGAAAATGGCATTGAAATCGTAGATATTCCAGAAGCTACGCCAAAAGACGCAGAAAGTTCATTGAAAGTTAGCTCAGTTGAACCTTCTAAGGAAATAGGGACAAATAAAGCCAAAAACACCTCATCAAAGGCTTCTCTTAAAGCTAAAACACATACTATTATAGCAGGACAAAATCTATTTACAGTAGCAAAATTATATAATATTAAAGTTTGGCAAATTAGAGAATGGAATGCCTTAACCAATGATGCGGTAAAAATTGGACAGGTTTTGGTAGTTGAAAAGCCAGCTTCGTTTGTTGCGAAAGCTACTCCTAAAAAAGACACCCTTAAACCCAAAACTACCACTCAAATTCAAGCCCCTGCGGGTGATGTGGTTAAAGAAACCCCAAAAGAATCTAAAGAACAAGCAGTTATCAATAAACCTGTAACAATACCAAATAAACCAACAAGCACAGTACCCAATGCTCCCGGTGGTAGGAAAGTTTCAGAAAATGGTATTGCTGAAGTAATAACCGCAGGAGAATCTACCAATAAATTTTTAGCTCTGCACCCTACCGCTCCTATTGGCACTCTAATAAAAGTATCCAATGTAGCCAACGGCCAAAGTGTTTGGGTGAAAGTTATCGGTAAATTTAATCCAACACGTGATGTAAAAATTAGAATTTCGAAAAAAGCATTCGATAAATTATCTCCAAAAGATAGTCGTATCAGTGCTGAATTAAGTTATAGTATTAGTAATTAA
- a CDS encoding Hsp70 family protein, with protein MSKYIYGIDFGTTNSALAILDTNTNQLVKLFTIPSLLFFPEPTHPKEIVSPTVGHEAVSLYVKNRMRGRFMKSIKKVLPNKSFIDTRIGSKSYRAEDLVALILIHLKKLADDFTGENITTAVIGRPVVFDENPEKDAIAQERLSKAAQIAGFEEFYFQMEPIGAAFTYERQIEQEQLVLVADFGGGTSDFSLMRLNPNAINQADRRADMLAQGGIYIGGDSFDSDIMWHKGTPHFGRGVKEEFTPGKPIDLPLSYFTSICSWEKMNFLDSLRMKLSIAKSYQYSGKDYRVKNLQTLIEQNLGYVIFKEIEKVKIELTKDDNATFSFNESDISINEPISINEFSEEIIESNLSKINQYLNGFLERNHIKNKDVDVVFMTGGTSMVRPLNEIFVEHFGKEKIKSGDNFNSVAMGLAYSYHVLAGAVA; from the coding sequence ATGAGTAAATATATTTATGGAATTGACTTTGGCACAACTAATTCGGCTCTAGCGATTCTTGATACCAACACCAATCAATTAGTTAAACTTTTTACAATACCTTCGCTGCTTTTCTTTCCCGAACCTACACACCCGAAAGAAATTGTAAGTCCAACCGTTGGGCATGAAGCCGTATCTTTGTATGTGAAAAATCGGATGCGTGGCCGATTCATGAAGTCTATCAAAAAGGTTTTACCAAATAAAAGCTTTATTGATACACGCATTGGCTCAAAAAGCTATCGAGCAGAAGACTTAGTTGCTTTAATTTTGATTCACTTGAAAAAATTAGCTGATGATTTTACTGGAGAAAATATCACAACAGCAGTAATCGGTCGTCCTGTTGTTTTTGACGAAAATCCCGAAAAAGATGCTATTGCTCAAGAAAGATTATCAAAAGCGGCACAAATAGCAGGTTTTGAGGAGTTTTATTTTCAAATGGAACCCATTGGTGCAGCTTTCACGTATGAACGTCAAATTGAACAAGAACAGCTAGTTTTAGTAGCTGATTTTGGTGGAGGTACTTCTGACTTTTCACTGATGCGTCTAAACCCAAATGCCATCAATCAAGCAGACCGTCGTGCAGATATGCTTGCCCAAGGTGGTATTTATATTGGCGGAGATAGTTTCGATTCTGATATCATGTGGCATAAAGGTACTCCGCATTTTGGACGTGGTGTTAAAGAAGAATTTACTCCAGGGAAACCCATTGATTTACCATTATCGTATTTCACAAGCATTTGTTCTTGGGAAAAAATGAACTTCCTTGATTCACTCCGAATGAAACTGAGCATTGCAAAGTCTTATCAATATTCAGGAAAAGATTATCGAGTAAAAAACCTTCAAACACTCATTGAGCAAAATTTAGGCTATGTGATTTTTAAAGAAATTGAAAAGGTAAAAATTGAACTTACAAAAGATGACAATGCCACTTTTTCATTCAATGAAAGCGATATTTCTATCAACGAACCAATTTCAATTAATGAGTTTTCAGAGGAAATTATCGAGTCTAACTTATCAAAAATCAACCAATATCTCAATGGATTTTTGGAAAGAAATCATATCAAAAACAAAGATGTTGATGTGGTATTTATGACAGGCGGGACTTCGATGGTTAGACCATTAAACGAGATATTTGTTGAGCATTTTGGAAAAGAAAAAATAAAATCTGGCGATAATTTCAATAGTGTTGCCATGGGTTTAGCTTATAGCTATCATGTCTTAGCTGGTGCGGTTGCTTGA
- a CDS encoding GHMP family kinase ATP-binding protein: protein MIKISTPGRICLFGEHQDYLGLPVIAAAISRRVNITGEHRADKQIIIHLPDIQSELILSVSETRMTYKQKRDYFRSGYNMLIDKGLTFSKGIECTVQGNIPINSGTSSSSALLVTWIHFLSKMADNPHEFTAKEIGEMAFFAEVVEFGEPGGMMDQLSTAIGHAVYLEFEPKTTAEAIEPKLGSFVLADSCEPKDTIGVLRRAKFARLELIEKIKSHQPDFSLHTFDSQQKALLKPILSEDDYVLLTGTLRNRDILREALALFKSGEMTDKILGDLLLEHHGILRDVLEISTPKIERMLSAALEAGALGGKINGSGGGGCMFVYAPNNPEKVAEAIEKVGGKSYIIKIDAGTKQF from the coding sequence ATGATTAAAATATCTACTCCTGGGCGAATATGCCTTTTTGGAGAACATCAAGATTACCTCGGATTGCCAGTAATCGCTGCTGCAATTTCACGTAGAGTTAATATTACTGGTGAACACCGTGCTGACAAACAGATTATTATACATTTACCAGATATTCAATCAGAGCTTATTTTAAGCGTTTCTGAAACAAGAATGACGTATAAACAAAAGCGTGATTATTTTCGAAGTGGATATAATATGCTGATTGATAAAGGTTTAACTTTTTCGAAGGGTATCGAGTGTACGGTTCAAGGAAATATTCCAATTAATTCGGGTACTTCCAGTTCTTCAGCTTTATTAGTTACTTGGATTCATTTTTTATCAAAAATGGCTGATAATCCTCATGAATTTACTGCCAAAGAAATAGGTGAAATGGCTTTTTTTGCAGAGGTGGTAGAGTTTGGCGAGCCAGGAGGAATGATGGACCAACTGTCAACTGCCATCGGGCATGCTGTTTATCTCGAATTTGAGCCAAAAACAACTGCTGAAGCCATTGAACCAAAGTTAGGTAGTTTTGTTTTGGCCGACTCTTGTGAGCCTAAAGATACCATTGGGGTTTTGAGACGAGCGAAGTTTGCTCGTTTAGAACTCATTGAGAAAATTAAATCTCATCAACCTGATTTTTCTTTACATACTTTTGATTCTCAGCAGAAAGCATTATTAAAGCCTATTTTGAGTGAAGATGATTATGTACTTCTTACGGGTACACTTCGTAATCGAGATATTTTAAGAGAAGCTTTAGCTCTTTTCAAAAGTGGAGAAATGACCGATAAAATATTAGGTGATTTATTACTTGAGCATCACGGTATTTTGAGAGATGTACTAGAAATTTCAACACCTAAAATTGAAAGAATGTTGAGTGCAGCACTCGAAGCGGGGGCATTAGGCGGTAAAATCAATGGTTCAGGCGGTGGAGGGTGTATGTTTGTCTATGCACCGAATAATCCTGAAAAAGTAGCTGAAGCTATCGAAAAGGTTGGAGGTAAAAGCTACATTATTAAGATTGATGCAGGAACTAAGCAATTCTAA
- the kdsB gene encoding 3-deoxy-manno-octulosonate cytidylyltransferase, translating into MKILGIIPARFASSRFPGKPLVDIGGKSMIQRVYEQAQKAPSLTSVAVATDDQRIYDHVLGFGGEVYMTSENHPSGTDRCYEAYQKAGGSSKFDYVINIQGDEPFIDPAIIEQMAELLDSKTEIATAVKKIKDYNMLFDPNVVKAVLALGKQCLYFSRQTLPYVRGEAPESWLDHADFYKHIGLYAYRSDVLEKIALLQPSKLENTEKLEQLRWLEHGYKIFATITEYESIGVDTPEDLGKLKDFV; encoded by the coding sequence ATGAAAATTCTAGGAATAATTCCCGCAAGATTCGCTTCGAGTCGTTTCCCTGGTAAACCTTTAGTTGATATTGGAGGAAAAAGCATGATTCAGCGTGTGTACGAACAAGCACAAAAAGCCCCAAGTCTTACGAGTGTGGCAGTAGCTACCGACGACCAACGAATTTATGACCACGTACTTGGTTTTGGGGGCGAAGTTTATATGACTTCTGAAAATCACCCAAGTGGAACAGACCGTTGTTATGAAGCTTACCAAAAGGCAGGAGGAAGTAGTAAATTCGACTATGTCATTAATATTCAAGGTGATGAACCTTTTATCGACCCAGCTATAATTGAGCAAATGGCTGAACTACTTGATTCAAAGACAGAAATTGCTACTGCTGTAAAAAAAATTAAAGATTATAACATGCTTTTTGACCCTAATGTGGTGAAAGCAGTTTTGGCTTTGGGAAAACAATGCTTGTATTTTAGTCGCCAGACATTGCCTTATGTACGTGGTGAGGCACCCGAATCTTGGCTCGACCATGCTGATTTTTACAAGCACATTGGTCTATATGCTTATAGAAGTGATGTACTTGAAAAAATTGCTTTATTACAACCATCAAAGCTTGAAAATACAGAGAAGCTAGAACAACTTCGCTGGCTAGAGCATGGCTACAAAATTTTTGCGACTATTACCGAATATGAAAGTATAGGAGTTGATACCCCCGAAGATTTAGGAAAGTTGAAAGATTTCGTGTAA